One Salarias fasciatus chromosome 22, fSalaFa1.1, whole genome shotgun sequence DNA segment encodes these proteins:
- the LOC115409523 gene encoding uncharacterized protein LOC115409523 has translation MLEWCRTRETKLLMDEMFHSIFFLAKINIPPFSPEEIIPDKEMLQALLESYPKPVKHLSQLPRRSPFSCVLDMVVLVTGQQNEDQIKNQLQQFVQQLGGDTSKAFLSTTMCVSQIKGKDSVRHYGVSMSTSGPVAGRIMVATSCLQTWHKDVAGAVLSYDQRSKEMPLRSYFNGTIRLPQNIRCEAYNIRDKKPKPPCKSCGNLFGFTNSEGKQWPYGNCAEVESLSKLLTTEAVQVQFQKDNPGDREKAVEEVRTELKNLLSMIHHKWDGKFYVPQSI, from the exons ATGCTGGAGTGGTGTAGGACAAGGGAAACAAAACTCTTGATGGATGAG ATGTTTCACAGCATCTTCTTTCTGGCGAAAATCAACATACCCCCCTTTTCTCCAGAAGAAATTATCCCAGATAAAGAGATGCTGCAGGCCTTGTTGGAATCATATCCCAAGCCTGTGAAGCATCTGTCCCAGCTCCCCAGGAGGAGTCCATTCTCCTGTGTGCTGGATATG GTTGTGCTCGTCACTGGACAACAGAATGAGGACCAAATAAAGAACCAGCTGCAACAGTTTGTTCAGCAGCTCGGCGGTGATACATCAAAAGCTTTCTTGTCCACCACCATGTGCGTCTCTCAGATCAAGGGTAAAGATTCAGTCCGGCACTACGGAGTCTCCATGTCCACCTCTGGTCCGGTTGCTGGGAGAATCATGGTTGCTACCTCCTGCTTACAGACCTGGCATAAGGACGTAGCTGGGGCAGTGCTGTCCTATGATCAACGCTCCAAGGAAATGCCTCTAAGGTCATATTTTAATGGAACCATCAGACTTCCCCAGAATATCAGGTGTGAAGCGTACAACATTCGTGATAAAAAACCAAAACCCCCGTGCAAATCGTGTGGaaatttgtttggttttaccAACTCTGAAGGAAAGCAATGGCCCTATGGAAACTGTGCTGAAGTTGAGAGTTTGAGTAAACTGCTCACAACTGAGGCAGTGCAGGTGCAGTTCCAAAAAGATAATCCAGGAGATAGAGAGAAGGCTGTAGAAGAAGTTCGTACAGAACTTAAGAATTTGTTGAGCATGATACACCATAAGTGGGACGGTAAGTTTTATGTCCCACAAAGTATTTAG